A region of the Arthrobacter sp. Soc17.1.1.1 genome:
GTGGTTCCGGTGGCGTTGTCTGCCGGATTGACCCACCTGTACTGGGTTATGTGCTGGTGATCCTCGGGAGTGCCCTCGAGGTGAATCGCTGTGATGATTACGGCCATGAATGCGCTCCTGGGCTGGTGACTGGATTGAGAACTAACGGCTGACCAATGGTGGCCGGCCTCTTCTTTCTTGGAAAATGCTGCGTAGTTTAAGCTTGCGGTCGTGGTAATTGTGGGCCGAGGACCGGCAAGGGTGGCGAACACGCCTGCACTTGTCGGTGGCTTGATCGTTGAGTGGTGATTAGTCAGTTGACCTACATAGGGTCAGCCCGATCCTCCCCAGAATCGCTTCCACCAGTTCACGCGTCGCGTCGAAGGTGCTGCCGGCGCCCGATGGTGATCGCTTGTACGGCGGTCGGCAGCCCGGGCCTTTTCCACCTGGCCAGTATTGAGCTGGGGGTGCCAGTCCACGCTTCCCCGAGTGATGAAGTAGTGGGAGTTACAGGGAAATGCCGTTGAGGCAATGGAAGGCTTGAGCGATACCTCTCCGTCGTAAATGACTCGCCAGCGCGCCAGGGATAGCTTGTTCGTCACCTCGCGCCCGCAACCGCAGGGACAGATGTGCCCAGCGAGCGAATAACTCGTAGAAATATAGAGCACACCCGCTTCCATGGGAGTCGGGAAGGATTCTACGAAGCATGCTGTGTAGTGCTCGGTTCGCGTCACTCGAGGTCTCCGTTCCGCACCTCGTTGGAGAACAGCTTGTACACGGTCAGGTTCGACACTTCGTGGGTCGCGTAGAACCCGATGTGGCGCTTCCAGCGGATGACAGCGAGGACGGCGTTCAGGGCGTTGAGCTCTGCCAGCTGAAGGTTGCTGCTGTAGTCGTCCTCGCCCGGCGGGAGGGCCGGAGCGGTCGGCAAGGGTGCTTCTTGGCCCGGGAGGTACGCCGCAACCTTCACCATGCCGGTGATCCCGATGTCGGCTTCCCTGAAACTCATGCCGACATCGATGAAGGGCACGCCGCGAGCTCGCAGCCACTGCATGATGGTCGGCCGCGTCTCAGCATCTGCGGCTGCCAGGAAGACGAACGTTGCTCCGTCAAGGAGGTCGAGGTTGTCCGCCGTGAGGGAGACGGGGTGAGCTGTGACGCCGGTGTGCATGCGCGCATACTCTGCGGCGAAGTACTCGGCCTTGTTGGGTTGGGCTGTGACCGTTTCGATGGCTGCAGCCCCTGGAGCGCGGTAGGCGTTGTGGGTTTCGAAGCCGTCGCCGTCGATAAGGATAATTCGGTCAACCCAGGTCTTGGCAACCTGGTCGAGAATGTAGCTACCCGTACCGCCGACCCCGACGATCGCAATCGTGTGACCGCGGAAGAGGGTGTTGAGCGTAATCAACCCGGCACGGGTCGTGTTCGTGTCAGGGTAGACGAGCGGCAAGTCGTCCGGCACGACTTGATAAGACCCACCCGGGGTATCTGTAACGGTGGGGTCTACCTGCCAGGCAGCATTGCGCAGGATGTGGGCGTACTGCCGGATCTTGTCATACACACTCGCGTACAGGCCTGCGGGCGGCTTGAAGGACATCATGAATCCCGCACGCTCCTGCACCCCGAAGTCGTGCGAGTCCGGACTTCCGAGCACACCACCGTTGTCGTCGCGTGGTTCCTCGCCGGCGAACCAGATCCGGTGGTCGGTTGCATCGGTAATCAAGCCTTCGACGTTGATGACCGGAAGGACCAGCCGGCCATCATGCCGCAGACCGGACTGCGTCAGGTACGGGATCCGGCGAACAATAAGGTGCCCGTTTTGGAGGATCATGTCGTACCCATCGGCGACGAGCCTGGCGATGGAGTCCTTAGGATCGATTGGCGGGTTCGACATCGAAGACCATCCCATCCTTCACCACAACGTCTTTACCCGGACGCAGAGCGTGATCGGCACCCTCTCCACGGCTGTACTCGACCGTTGTACCCGCCGGGTCGTACTGCTGTCCCGGGAAGGCCTTCTCCAGGACCTGCTCAAACGTGATCTTCTTCCCCGTCCAGGACTGCGGCCTGGTGTTGACGATGATCGTCACCGTCTTAGCCTTCCCTGCTGTCTCTGCGTTCATCTTCTTACCTCTCGCTTGCCGTCACGCAGGTCCCGATTGAACATGCGCACCTTCTACAACGACTGTATCAGTAAAGAATCACTGATGTCCAAGTGACTCAGATTTGGTTCCACGCTAGCGTCAATTGAGCGGTAGGCTCGGGGTATGCGACGAACTTTCGATATATGGGCCATGACGTCGAGAACAGCATGACCGGGTCATCCGACGCTTCTGGTTCGGAGCAGATTGACCTCGCCCAGCTGGGAGCGTTGCTGCGCGAGCGTCGTGGATCTTTATCGCTTCGGCAAGCCGCCGCCGAGGCCGGGGTTAGTTTCAGCACGCTTACGCGTGTGGAAGCGGGAGCTCAGCCCGATCTGACGTCTTTCACCCTGTTATGCGGGTGGCTGGGAGTGTCACCAGCCCAGTTTTTCATGCCCGTAGCCGAACGCCGGGTAACACCAATTGACGAAGTCATCGCGCACCTGTCCGCTGACCCCCGTCTCGGATCTGACGCGGCGTCGAAGATAGCGAGCGTGCTACGAAATATGTATGACGTCCTCGCAACGACTCCCGCTCAACGCCCCGTAGTTGCCTGCCACTTGAGAGCTGCGTCTGCCCTTCGCCCTGGGGTTCCCCACCGGCTAAACTCTCTTCTGAGTGCGATGCATGATGGGCTAGCCGAGCGGGTCGCCGCCGGGGAGCTATGACACTGAGACGCGGGTTTAAGGCAGAAGCTGAGCGGGATGCGGTGCGAGTCCGGAAGGAACTTGGGTTAGCCCCCCATGATCATCTCAACCCACGGGATCTTGCGAAGCATCTGGGCATCGCGGTGATTGATGCTTCCGACCTTGTGGACATTAAAGAGTTAGAGGAACTCGAGCGGCTCCAGGCCTTCGCATTTTCCGCGGCGACGTTCGAGATCGAAGACCGGTCAATCATTGTCGTCAGCCCACTTCGGAGCCTTGGCCGCCAGAACAGCGACATCGCCCACGAGCTGGCTCACGTGATGCTGAGTCACAATCTTTCCGAGATCCGCGAAATCGACGGCATGCCGTTCCGGACATGCAAACCCGAAGAAGAAGAGGAAGCGACCGCGTTTGGGGGGACACTCCTCCTCCCCCGTCCGCTCCTGCTCAGTGCGGCTCGCCGGCAGGCAACCATCGATGACATCTCCCAGCAGTACGACGTGACGGTCGAGATGGCCCGTTTCCGGTACAACTCGACAGGAGTTTCAAGGCAATTGCGCAGCTGATGGCGCTGCACCCGCGGAGCCTCGTAGAGACCTCCGCAGATCCGCCACTAGGCGACGCGGGCCTGATCTTATTGGGCTTGTTTGCGGCGGAGACGTGCTTCTTTGTGGAGGTTTACGGGTGTTGCATCGAGGACGCGTCGGACCATTTCGGCGATGAAGTGGCCTGGTTGCAGGTCTGCGGGTACTCGTTCATGCTGGATGATCACTCGGGGTAGCGCCGTCAGGGCGACGTCGACTTCCGTCTGGTCTACCTCTATCTCAAGCTCTACTTCGGTCTGCTCCCCGATGGGCGTGGTGAGACCGGCCTCTGCGAGGGGGTCTTCCCCGTCGCCGGGGTCGTCACTGCCGTCGTTGACGGCGAGGTGGTCGCCGTATTCGATGATGATGAGCGAGACCGCGTGATAGGCGTCGTCCTCTCGCCCGAGCTTCTGCAGCAGGTCGATGAGCCATTCGGCTTTGTCGGGTGCTTCCTGGAAGATCGTGGAGCGTAGCCCGTACACGAACCCGAGGGCCGCGAGGGGGTGGCGCAGACGCAGGTTCTTGGCGTCGCCGTAGGACTCTTCGACCCGGTTGGCGGCATTCTTGCCGAAACTCGAATCCATCCGCTTCGTGCTGATCAGCAGCTCAGGTCCTGCAACCCAGTTCGACATGACGACGTCGACTTGCTTGAGGTAGTTCTTGCCCAGAATGTTCGCACTGGACGCCGCGGCACCCGCCGGGGGCGTTGAGGCCCGAAGGCGCTTCCATAAGGCGTCGCGTTCCTTCGCCGTCACCTTCTCCAGAAGACTGACAATCGGCCCAGGGAGGATCCGCGGTGCTGTGGGGCGGGGCCAGGCGGCGTCGGGGTCGAAACCGGCACGACGCAGCTCATAGGACAACCACACGTCCAGGGTCAGCGCGGGAACACCCGTGGTTGTCTCGGCCTCCAGGTACAGGGGCACACCGAGGAGGCGGACCAGCGTGTCATAGTCAGGCTCATAGGTCAGCGATCCGGCGTCGTTCTTGGTCCACGGGTTGGTGTGGACGCCGTCGGGGGCCGCGTCGGCCACGATGCGGTCGAAGATCGCCCAGGCTCTGGCTTTGGTCGATGGTTCAGCGGCCACTTCGTCCCCTTGTTGTCCGTCGTGCGGTCATGGTGGTGTGCGCTGCACGAACGGTCTCAAGCGCCTCAGCGCTGATGATCCCTGATCCAATGAGCAGGATTTCATCGACGAGCTTCACTGCGTCAGTAAGCTTGCCGTCCTGCAGGAGCTTCTTCACTGCGGGCCGGATAGCGTTCAGGTCCTCTGTATTTGAGTCCACGAGGGCGGGTGAGGGCATGGCCCAGACGTCGGCTTCGCGGGGCTCAAGTTTGAGGATCCCTCCCCCATAGGAACGGCCGACCATTTCCGCGTTCAAGAGCGTCACGGAGTTCAGGCTCGCAAGAGGCAGAAGATCCCGCCCCAACCCTTTGAGGTTCTCCGCGAGGTAGACCCCGTGAACGGAGTTCAGGTGATGGGCCTTCGCACTATTCGTGGTCAGGCGGGGCGTGTCAGCGTTCATGCAGGTCAGGAACAAATCTGCCGGTGGCAGCAGCGGTACCCGGTACCAAGGCTTCCGGACACGGCACTTGTAGGCCTGATCAACGCCCGCCCGGTGTCCTGTGTCGATATACGCCTGAGCCGCCGGGGACGGGTCGGCCGATGGACGGAAGAGCCACGTCGCCTTGTCCTGCCGGCCCAGGCTGGTCATCTTGGACGTCGAGAGGTCCAGTCCGCGCAGGTGAGCGCTCCCTGGGGGCGAGAGACGGACGAGGTCTCCGCGACTAAGCCCGAGTTCAGCAACCCGCGCCGGCGATAGTGCAAAGAAGCTGTTGTTA
Encoded here:
- a CDS encoding DUF6527 family protein; its protein translation is MEAGVLYISTSYSLAGHICPCGCGREVTNKLSLARWRVIYDGEVSLKPSIASTAFPCNSHYFITRGSVDWHPQLNTGQVEKARAADRRTSDHHRAPAAPSTRRVNWWKRFWGGSG
- a CDS encoding ThiF family adenylyltransferase; translation: MSNPPIDPKDSIARLVADGYDMILQNGHLIVRRIPYLTQSGLRHDGRLVLPVINVEGLITDATDHRIWFAGEEPRDDNGGVLGSPDSHDFGVQERAGFMMSFKPPAGLYASVYDKIRQYAHILRNAAWQVDPTVTDTPGGSYQVVPDDLPLVYPDTNTTRAGLITLNTLFRGHTIAIVGVGGTGSYILDQVAKTWVDRIILIDGDGFETHNAYRAPGAAAIETVTAQPNKAEYFAAEYARMHTGVTAHPVSLTADNLDLLDGATFVFLAAADAETRPTIMQWLRARGVPFIDVGMSFREADIGITGMVKVAAYLPGQEAPLPTAPALPPGEDDYSSNLQLAELNALNAVLAVIRWKRHIGFYATHEVSNLTVYKLFSNEVRNGDLE
- a CDS encoding multiubiquitin domain-containing protein, yielding MNAETAGKAKTVTIIVNTRPQSWTGKKITFEQVLEKAFPGQQYDPAGTTVEYSRGEGADHALRPGKDVVVKDGMVFDVEPANRS
- a CDS encoding helix-turn-helix domain-containing protein; translation: MTGSSDASGSEQIDLAQLGALLRERRGSLSLRQAAAEAGVSFSTLTRVEAGAQPDLTSFTLLCGWLGVSPAQFFMPVAERRVTPIDEVIAHLSADPRLGSDAASKIASVLRNMYDVLATTPAQRPVVACHLRAASALRPGVPHRLNSLLSAMHDGLAERVAAGEL
- a CDS encoding ImmA/IrrE family metallo-endopeptidase, with the translated sequence MTLRRGFKAEAERDAVRVRKELGLAPHDHLNPRDLAKHLGIAVIDASDLVDIKELEELERLQAFAFSAATFEIEDRSIIVVSPLRSLGRQNSDIAHELAHVMLSHNLSEIREIDGMPFRTCKPEEEEEATAFGGTLLLPRPLLLSAARRQATIDDISQQYDVTVEMARFRYNSTGVSRQLRS